Below is a genomic region from Fibrobacter sp..
TCTTTTGGTAAATCTTGCTTTTGCAACCTCGCCGTCAGTCAAGTTATTGAGTGAACGGCATCGCACCGAATGGAACTGGGTTGAATATCGACTAGCTCTAACGAATCTTTCTAATTCAACCCTAGCAAATCCAACAATTCGCTATTTTGCAGAAAATCCAAAAATTCAATACTGCAAAGCACATCCAAACGATGTTAGTTGTGCAGGAATGCAATTCAACAGTTTTGAAGTTGATTCCACACTTAGAACAGTCGTAGACGATTTCACTATAGTTGATTCCGTCAAACCCCAGTTTTATTACAACTCCAAATACACTGTTATTTCACTTAAATTCTTTGGCAACATCCCATCGCAGGCAACTTCTACAATAAACTTCAGAATCATGAGGGACCAATATCCAGCATGGGATTGCTCGCATGATTATTCATTCCAACAAAACGCAAATGTTCAAGAAGAACATTACAAGATGGCAGTCTATGATTCTGATGGAAAAATTTTATGGGGAAGCGATCCATTTGCTTTACAACATGATACAACCAATATATATTGGCAAGATCGCTCTGGAACAAAAGTCATTTCTCAATATGATGGACTTGATTCAGCACGAACTATAGAAGGGCGTTTTTGGTTACTTAAAGGGGCTCCTTTAAGTTTTGACGAAAGGCTTTCCTTAGACAGTTTAGGAGTAAAACTTCTCGAGACAGCTCGTTACCAAAATAAGGGCCTTCACTTGTTAAAAGCCAAAATCCCTATAAAAAAGAAAACGCTAAATGCACTTCTCTCTAATTTCTTTAATGCGTTTGTTGTGGATGATACCACACAAATTTCGTTAATCAAGACTCCTACAGATTTATATCAGGAAACATATATATGTGATGAAAGTGATTCTTGCTCAACGACTATAAGTGAACGAGCTGCATTTAATATGTCTATTGAATGTTGGCCTGATTTGCATATTGTTGACTGTAAAAACATCGCTTTACAATGTGGCGGAGACAGCATCTATATTGATCGTGATATTATTTTGGCGAAAATTCAAAGGACATCAATTCAGTGTTTAGCAAACCATAATGATGTGAGATTCATGCATTTACGCAGAACAGAGCCTCTCGACACCTATAATGGGCGTACAAATATTAATATTGAAACCCTACAATTTTCTGAGCCTAAATGGCAACAGGCTTTATTGATGCCTGAAATGACAGCAGATTGGTTACTAGGTGCTAAATATACAGGAGAAGGAATTGTTGTTGACGTTCACGACGATCCTATAGACTTCGCACACCCAGGATTCAAGGAAATCAATTCTTATGGAGCTGATATTCCTAGACAAGCTATTGGATTTGATGATGCTAGGTCCGTAATTGACGAAAAAGGCGTTATTCATGGGCATGGAACTCATGTAGCAGGAATTATTGGAGGGAACGGAAGACTATCAGAAACATTTAAATCGGCAAGCCTTTATCAATATAGAGGTGTTGCCCCAAAGGTAAAATTTCATGCCCAGCTCAATAGTTTTGAAAATGAACGGGGAAACGTCGCCAATCACTCCCATGCTCTGCTAGAAGAAATTCTCCCAGCAGAAGAAAGAGATAGTGAAGGCGAGATATTAAAACTATACCAATACTATTATGGCACAAAATCAGCCTCACTTGATAGAAATATCTTCTACAATTTCACAAAAATTACCGATAGAGGCGACAATCTAATCAAAACTATAGTTGCAACAGTTGGGAATGCCGCTTATTACTTATTAGAATCAGGCGGCGTAAGGTCATATTCGGAATATACTTATGGATGGCAATGGGGGTATCATTCTGTCACCGACAATGCAAAAAATCAAATTTTAGTAGGTTCTTACAATAAACCTGATTTAAAATTGTCTCATTTTTCCAGTTTAGGACCAACTTGGGACGGACGAATAAAACCTGATATAATGGCCCCCGGAGATGGAAATAATGCGATTTTGGGGGTTGAAAGAAGTGGAATCATTTCTACAATTCCATTAGAAGGTGGGAACTGGTATGGTGCCAAGGCGGGAACATCTCAGGCGGCACCGTTTGTGACGGGCGTAGTAGCATTAATGTACCAAAAGTTCCAGCAAAAAACAGGAATCTCCCTAAACGAATATTCCATGCGCAACTCGACAACAAAGGCGTTGCTCATCCATTCTGCAATTGATATGAAAGGATCAGGAAGTGACTCGTACAAAAACAAAGACATTAATGCCCCAACGACTTATGGCGTTGGACCTGATTTTGCCACTGGCTGGGGGAGAATAGATGCAGAAGCAGCACTAAACCTAATTGAAGATTACGACATAAATTCTAAATCGTTTGCTAAATTTCGAGAATTTTCTATGTATAATGGAGTTCAAAAGCGCTGGAATATAAATGTTCCAAATGGGAAACCTTCGCTACGAACAACCATTGTATGGGATGATGCGCCCGGCAATCCAAATAAAGATAATTACACAGACCCTAAACTTGTGAATGATTTAGATTTATATCTTATATCGCCATCTGGCACCATTTATTACCCTTGGACTCTCAAGCCCTTGTCGACTACATACATAGATAACGATGGACGTGAATTTCCAAATAGGGAAATACAAGACCGAGTATCAGGATTAGAAAAAATTACTCTAGAAGAAGCAAGCACTTTGGCGAAGAATAGTTGCACTCCTTTCGATCCTAAAAAGATTTCAGAAAGTTGTTTTGATAGACT
It encodes:
- a CDS encoding S8 family serine peptidase, which produces MKFYKLRSFILCLLLVNLAFATSPSVKLLSERHRTEWNWVEYRLALTNLSNSTLANPTIRYFAENPKIQYCKAHPNDVSCAGMQFNSFEVDSTLRTVVDDFTIVDSVKPQFYYNSKYTVISLKFFGNIPSQATSTINFRIMRDQYPAWDCSHDYSFQQNANVQEEHYKMAVYDSDGKILWGSDPFALQHDTTNIYWQDRSGTKVISQYDGLDSARTIEGRFWLLKGAPLSFDERLSLDSLGVKLLETARYQNKGLHLLKAKIPIKKKTLNALLSNFFNAFVVDDTTQISLIKTPTDLYQETYICDESDSCSTTISERAAFNMSIECWPDLHIVDCKNIALQCGGDSIYIDRDIILAKIQRTSIQCLANHNDVRFMHLRRTEPLDTYNGRTNINIETLQFSEPKWQQALLMPEMTADWLLGAKYTGEGIVVDVHDDPIDFAHPGFKEINSYGADIPRQAIGFDDARSVIDEKGVIHGHGTHVAGIIGGNGRLSETFKSASLYQYRGVAPKVKFHAQLNSFENERGNVANHSHALLEEILPAEERDSEGEILKLYQYYYGTKSASLDRNIFYNFTKITDRGDNLIKTIVATVGNAAYYLLESGGVRSYSEYTYGWQWGYHSVTDNAKNQILVGSYNKPDLKLSHFSSLGPTWDGRIKPDIMAPGDGNNAILGVERSGIISTIPLEGGNWYGAKAGTSQAAPFVTGVVALMYQKFQQKTGISLNEYSMRNSTTKALLIHSAIDMKGSGSDSYKNKDINAPTTYGVGPDFATGWGRIDAEAALNLIEDYDINSKSFAKFREFSMYNGVQKRWNINVPNGKPSLRTTIVWDDAPGNPNKDNYTDPKLVNDLDLYLISPSGTIYYPWTLKPLSTTYIDNDGREFPNREIQDRVSGLEKITLEEASTLAKNSCTPFDPKKISESCFDRLNNVEVVDINNPDPGIWQVVVKGYRVETGNSPDGRAQIASIVSDFPLIEATSNGNHPYTANTQTSEIIDLEVGCNQINCYLENYVTFGPETSLGEGDHIYLYDGWNRLVGSYTGNSLANQRVLVTTRFLQIVLDSDNDLSQGWGYSISNIEHVPYGVLQVLFSPYKKGE